Proteins encoded in a region of the Methylosinus trichosporium OB3b genome:
- a CDS encoding nucleotide sugar dehydrogenase, which yields MGFSSNNPDDSVSAELEALLRRYRSKSITVGVIGLGYVGLPLALTAAMSGFRTIGFDIDPSKIEAITRRRSYLRHISDEVIAMAAATGRFESTIDFAALADVDAILVCVPTPLTKNRDPDLSFVESTTRTIRGHLRKHHLVVLESTTWPGTTDEIMRPILETSDLVCGDGYFLAFSPEREDPGNADFTTRTITKVVGADDDASRRLALALYEGMIDRVVPVSSTRAAEATKLTENIFRAVNIALVNELKVIFDTMGVDIWEVIDAAKTKPFGFMAFYPGPGLGGHCIPIDPFYLTWKAREYEISTKFIELAGEINTSMPNHVVARLGLALDRAVQRGFYRTEIVIIGVAYKKNIDDMRESPALRIIEQLEAREAKVSYYDPLVPVLPPTREHARLAGRRSVSLLDITRRRFAAAVIVTDHDDLDYDAILDNVAVVVDTRNVYARRGVVADKIVKA from the coding sequence ATGGGTTTCAGCTCGAATAATCCCGATGATTCCGTGTCCGCCGAACTCGAGGCGCTGCTTCGTCGCTATCGTTCGAAAAGCATCACGGTCGGCGTCATCGGCCTCGGCTATGTCGGCCTGCCGCTCGCCTTGACCGCGGCGATGTCCGGCTTTCGCACCATCGGCTTCGACATCGATCCGTCGAAGATCGAGGCGATCACGCGCCGGCGCAGCTATTTGCGGCACATTTCCGACGAGGTGATCGCGATGGCCGCAGCGACCGGCCGTTTCGAGTCGACCATCGACTTCGCGGCGCTCGCCGATGTCGACGCGATCCTCGTCTGCGTGCCGACGCCGCTGACGAAGAACCGCGATCCCGATCTCTCCTTCGTCGAGAGCACGACCCGGACGATTCGCGGTCATCTGCGCAAGCATCATCTCGTCGTGCTGGAATCGACCACCTGGCCCGGCACCACGGACGAAATCATGCGCCCGATTCTCGAGACCAGCGACCTCGTCTGCGGAGACGGCTATTTTCTTGCCTTCTCGCCCGAGCGCGAGGACCCGGGCAACGCCGACTTCACGACGCGCACGATCACCAAGGTCGTCGGCGCCGATGACGACGCCTCGCGGCGGCTCGCCCTCGCGCTCTACGAAGGCATGATCGATAGGGTGGTGCCGGTGAGCTCGACCCGGGCCGCCGAGGCGACCAAGCTGACCGAGAATATTTTTCGCGCGGTCAATATCGCGCTCGTCAACGAGCTCAAGGTCATTTTCGATACGATGGGCGTCGACATCTGGGAGGTGATCGACGCGGCGAAGACCAAGCCGTTCGGCTTCATGGCCTTCTATCCGGGGCCCGGCCTCGGCGGCCACTGCATCCCCATCGATCCCTTCTATCTGACCTGGAAGGCGCGCGAATACGAGATATCGACAAAATTCATCGAGCTCGCCGGCGAGATCAACACGAGCATGCCCAATCATGTGGTGGCGCGGCTCGGGCTGGCGCTCGACCGCGCCGTGCAACGGGGGTTCTACCGGACCGAGATCGTCATCATCGGCGTCGCCTATAAGAAGAACATCGATGACATGCGGGAAAGCCCCGCCCTGCGCATCATCGAGCAGTTGGAGGCGCGGGAGGCGAAAGTCTCTTATTATGATCCGCTGGTGCCGGTGCTGCCGCCGACGCGCGAACATGCGCGGCTCGCCGGCCGCAGAAGCGTCTCGCTCCTCGACATCACGCGGAGACGTTTCGCCGCAGCCGTGATCGTGACCGACCACGACGATCTCGATTATGATGCGATCCTCGACAATGTGGCGGTGGTGGTCGACACCCGCAATGTCTATGCGCGACGCGGCGTCGTCGCCGACAAGATCGTGAAGGCGTGA
- a CDS encoding nucleotidyltransferase family protein, with protein sequence MAKTVSARHLAGASREFRLVAACCRPAGEARARAIAEAAAGVDWGFVLRLAERHRVFGLVRDGLAQANVSPPAAVKTELATRVAVLTRRNLRLAAETARLAGLFRDGGVDVAFLKGATLEAIAYRSLSIKHSLDIDIFVASADLGRARALLEQAGYRGDPPLPPPGGAQMELIADLGKEWQFRHGANGLLVDLHWRLADSDRFLCDRALSGRRRSVRIGGVETPTFPTEELFAYLCAHGAQHFWCRLKWLADLAALLAIEGADLERLYGSAEAAGAARSAAEALVLCETLLAVELPSALSARLREDATLARVALSLTAMIGGGAANLDRRRIRHVLDLGLMLIPGDAPGSRGRELRRHFILPVDVAAIRLPARSTWLYFALRFPLWLTRRLRSSQFRAPKG encoded by the coding sequence TTGGCGAAGACCGTATCGGCGCGCCATCTCGCCGGCGCCTCGCGGGAGTTCCGGCTCGTCGCCGCCTGCTGCCGGCCGGCTGGCGAAGCGCGCGCGCGCGCCATCGCCGAAGCGGCCGCGGGCGTCGACTGGGGATTCGTCCTGCGCCTCGCCGAACGCCATCGCGTGTTCGGACTGGTCCGCGACGGCCTCGCGCAGGCGAATGTCTCGCCCCCCGCCGCCGTCAAAACGGAGCTGGCGACGCGCGTCGCCGTTCTGACGCGACGAAACCTCCGCCTCGCGGCCGAGACCGCCCGGCTGGCGGGCCTGTTTCGAGATGGCGGCGTCGATGTGGCGTTTTTGAAAGGCGCGACGCTCGAAGCCATCGCCTATCGTTCCTTGTCGATCAAGCATAGCCTCGACATCGATATTTTCGTCGCCAGCGCGGACCTCGGCCGGGCGCGCGCGCTGCTGGAGCAGGCGGGCTATCGCGGCGATCCGCCGCTTCCGCCGCCCGGCGGCGCGCAGATGGAGCTGATCGCCGATCTCGGCAAGGAGTGGCAGTTCCGCCATGGCGCCAACGGACTCCTGGTCGATCTGCATTGGCGCCTCGCCGACAGCGATCGCTTTCTGTGCGACCGCGCCCTCTCCGGGCGCCGGCGCTCGGTCCGGATCGGCGGGGTCGAAACGCCGACCTTTCCGACAGAGGAATTATTCGCCTATCTCTGCGCCCATGGCGCGCAGCATTTCTGGTGCCGGCTGAAATGGCTGGCGGACCTCGCCGCGCTGCTGGCGATCGAGGGCGCGGACCTCGAGCGCCTCTACGGCTCGGCCGAGGCGGCGGGAGCGGCGCGATCCGCGGCCGAAGCGCTGGTTCTGTGCGAGACCCTGCTCGCCGTCGAGCTGCCGTCGGCCTTGTCGGCGAGACTGCGCGAGGACGCGACCCTCGCCCGCGTCGCGCTGTCGCTGACGGCGATGATCGGCGGCGGCGCCGCCAACCTCGACCGTCGTCGCATCCGCCATGTCCTCGACCTCGGCCTCATGCTGATCCCCGGCGACGCCCCGGGGTCGAGGGGGCGCGAATTGCGCCGACACTTCATCCTGCCTGTCGACGTCGCGGCGATTCGCTTGCCGGCCCGCTCGACCTGGCTCTATTTCGCGCTTCGGTTCCCGCTCTGGCTGACGCGGCGCCTCCGTAGCTCCCAATTTCGCGCTCCAAAAGGTTGA
- a CDS encoding glycosyltransferase family 4 protein — protein sequence MTMARRPRVFFGSALVAPGRGGIARVARMTARALAQSGAERVEGLSYLDRRTIDIAGLRMRPALGSKLLYALLAHRHGLRATHAIYDSVGVARAHPRFAGIPYALWLHGIEAWGPMPAEHRAAVRGAALAIVNSRTTLERHQSANGPLANARLCWLGTEQDEAPGERAGFEGPPRVLIVGRIEAPEGRKGHDELVDVWPRVAAAAPGARLVIAGSGTGFAALRAKVAGSSAAGSIDLLGHVPEPDMPALFASAHVFAMPSRQEGFGVVYAEAMRHGLPVVASREDAGCEINVDGETGYNVSALDQPMLAETLIALLREPDRCATLGEAAFERWRRHFRYSCFARRFLDIWNEFAEGGDLDV from the coding sequence ATGACGATGGCGCGTCGTCCCCGCGTTTTCTTCGGCTCCGCTCTGGTCGCGCCGGGGCGCGGCGGCATCGCCCGCGTCGCACGCATGACCGCGCGTGCGCTCGCCCAATCGGGCGCCGAGCGCGTCGAGGGGCTGAGCTATCTCGACCGCCGAACGATCGACATCGCCGGGCTGCGCATGCGCCCCGCCCTCGGCAGCAAGCTGCTCTACGCCCTGCTCGCGCATCGTCACGGATTGCGGGCCACACATGCGATCTATGATTCGGTCGGCGTCGCGCGCGCGCATCCACGGTTCGCGGGCATTCCCTACGCCCTCTGGCTGCACGGGATCGAAGCCTGGGGCCCGATGCCTGCGGAGCATCGCGCGGCCGTGCGGGGCGCCGCTCTCGCGATCGTCAACTCGCGGACGACGCTGGAGCGCCACCAATCCGCCAATGGTCCGCTCGCCAATGCGCGCCTGTGCTGGCTCGGCACCGAGCAGGACGAGGCGCCCGGCGAGCGCGCCGGCTTCGAGGGGCCGCCGCGCGTGCTGATCGTCGGCCGCATAGAGGCGCCGGAGGGCCGCAAGGGCCATGACGAGCTGGTCGACGTGTGGCCGCGGGTCGCCGCCGCCGCGCCCGGGGCCCGCCTCGTCATAGCGGGTTCGGGAACGGGCTTTGCAGCGCTGCGAGCGAAGGTTGCCGGCTCGTCCGCCGCCGGCTCGATCGATCTGCTCGGACATGTTCCCGAGCCGGATATGCCGGCGCTCTTCGCCAGCGCTCATGTCTTCGCCATGCCGAGCCGGCAGGAGGGCTTCGGCGTCGTCTATGCCGAGGCGATGCGTCACGGCCTGCCGGTCGTCGCCTCGCGCGAGGACGCCGGCTGCGAGATCAATGTCGACGGCGAGACGGGATATAATGTCTCGGCGCTCGATCAGCCGATGCTCGCCGAGACGCTCATCGCCCTGCTGCGCGAACCCGACCGCTGCGCGACGCTGGGCGAGGCGGCCTTCGAGCGCTGGCGGCGGCATTTTCGCTATTCCTGCTTCGCACGGCGCTTTCTCGATATCTGGAACGAATTTGCAGAGGGTGGCGATCTCGATGTCTGA
- a CDS encoding glycosyltransferase, which yields MTERHEPVILALMGALWPGNDASGTNRSLMAMIEALSDEFRFLRVARDRPAPGDAPLAASGRWLEAPRGVARYCPPGARGRAELAAILRETRYDLLLLHGFHDREFTIPALIMRRLGLIPRRPTILSPHGEFSAAALGLKRRRKAAYQTLAQRTGLLDDAFLHATSVEEAQDIGAAITRSKGVLVAPNIRPLLAAPPHVPAIDGALRLAFLGRVARIKNLDLALRALALVEARVVYDIYGPIEDAAYWRECRRIIAALPPHIVVAMHGEIVNEAAPEMFARHDLLFLPSRSENFGHAIFESLCCGVPALIGDATPWRDLAQADAGWDLPLEPSAFAGAIDRFAALDAPARARLRAGAHALAASRNCEIDAILSMRRMLHRALAEGSTCSA from the coding sequence ATGACTGAGCGGCACGAGCCCGTGATCCTCGCGCTGATGGGCGCGCTCTGGCCCGGCAATGACGCCAGCGGCACGAATCGGAGCCTCATGGCGATGATCGAGGCGCTCTCGGACGAGTTCCGCTTTCTGCGCGTCGCGCGCGACCGCCCGGCGCCCGGCGATGCGCCTCTGGCGGCGAGCGGGCGCTGGCTGGAGGCTCCGCGCGGCGTGGCGCGCTACTGCCCGCCGGGCGCGCGCGGGCGCGCCGAGCTCGCCGCCATTCTGCGCGAGACGCGCTATGATCTGCTGCTCCTCCACGGCTTCCACGACCGCGAATTCACCATTCCCGCATTGATCATGCGTCGGCTCGGCCTCATCCCGCGGCGTCCGACGATCCTCTCGCCGCATGGCGAGTTCTCGGCGGCGGCGCTCGGCCTGAAGCGTCGGCGCAAAGCCGCCTATCAGACGCTCGCGCAAAGGACGGGCCTGCTCGACGACGCCTTCTTGCATGCGACGAGCGTGGAGGAGGCGCAGGACATCGGCGCCGCGATCACGAGATCGAAAGGCGTTCTCGTCGCGCCGAACATCCGGCCTCTGCTCGCCGCGCCGCCGCATGTCCCGGCCATCGACGGCGCGCTGCGGCTCGCCTTCCTCGGACGCGTCGCGCGCATCAAGAATCTCGATCTCGCCCTGCGCGCGCTGGCGCTCGTCGAAGCTCGCGTCGTCTACGACATCTATGGCCCGATCGAGGACGCGGCCTATTGGCGGGAGTGCCGACGCATCATCGCGGCTCTTCCGCCCCATATCGTGGTCGCCATGCATGGCGAGATCGTGAACGAGGCGGCTCCGGAAATGTTCGCACGCCACGACCTCTTGTTTCTGCCGAGCCGGAGTGAGAACTTCGGCCATGCGATCTTCGAGTCTCTGTGCTGCGGCGTCCCCGCGCTCATCGGCGATGCGACGCCCTGGCGCGATCTCGCGCAGGCGGACGCCGGCTGGGACCTGCCGCTCGAGCCCAGCGCTTTCGCTGGCGCGATCGACCGGTTCGCCGCGCTCGACGCGCCGGCGCGAGCGCGGCTGCGCGCCGGCGCGCACGCGCTCGCCGCGAGTCGCAACTGCGAGATCGACGCGATCTTGTCCATGCGGCGCATGCTCCACCGGGCGCTGGCGGAGGGAAGCACATGCTCGGCCTAG
- a CDS encoding glycosyltransferase family 2 protein yields MIDPTCRDAPPSPLSITAIILTRDEEIHLERCVCSIAGLVARVVVVDSFSSDATTAIAERLGADVLQHRWRNYADQFQWGVDAAAPSTDWILRLDADEYFEPALCAELRAALPALDPAVTGFYLRRKVIFRDTWIRHGGYYPTFLLRLWRNGCGRIEQRWMDEHIVLTRGEARRSSGDFVDHNLAGVTAWTDKHNRYATRQMVDFLNLEYGFFPVDAAIEREAGSQARMKRFLRNRVFARAPLYLRGLLYFFQRYFLRLGFLDGRDGFVFHFLQGLWNWILIDAKIDEARAFIAAHGVDAFKMRLATHYGIELAPREPLDD; encoded by the coding sequence GTGATCGATCCGACCTGCCGCGACGCGCCCCCTTCCCCTCTGTCGATCACCGCGATCATTCTGACGCGCGACGAGGAAATCCACCTCGAGCGCTGCGTCTGCAGCATCGCCGGCCTCGTCGCGCGCGTCGTCGTTGTCGACAGCTTCTCGAGCGATGCGACGACCGCGATCGCCGAACGTCTCGGCGCCGATGTTCTTCAGCATCGCTGGCGCAATTACGCCGATCAATTCCAATGGGGCGTCGACGCCGCCGCGCCGTCCACCGACTGGATCTTGCGCCTCGACGCCGACGAATATTTCGAGCCCGCGCTCTGCGCCGAATTGCGCGCGGCCTTGCCTGCTCTCGACCCCGCCGTCACCGGATTCTATCTGCGTCGCAAGGTCATCTTTCGCGACACATGGATTCGCCACGGCGGCTATTACCCCACCTTTCTGCTGCGGCTGTGGCGCAACGGCTGCGGGCGCATCGAGCAGCGCTGGATGGACGAGCACATTGTCTTGACGCGTGGCGAGGCGCGACGATCGAGCGGCGATTTCGTCGATCACAATCTCGCCGGCGTCACCGCCTGGACCGACAAGCACAATCGCTACGCCACGCGGCAGATGGTCGATTTCCTCAATCTCGAATATGGCTTCTTCCCGGTCGATGCGGCGATCGAGCGCGAGGCCGGCTCACAGGCGCGCATGAAGCGCTTCCTGCGCAATCGCGTCTTCGCCCGCGCGCCGCTCTATCTGCGCGGCCTGCTGTATTTCTTCCAGCGCTATTTTCTGCGGCTCGGCTTTCTCGACGGGCGCGACGGCTTCGTCTTCCACTTCCTGCAGGGCCTGTGGAACTGGATCCTGATCGACGCCAAGATCGACGAGGCGCGCGCCTTCATCGCCGCGCATGGCGTCGACGCGTTCAAGATGCGGCTCGCGACGCATTACGGGATAGAGCTCGCGCCACGGGAGCCGCTCGATGACTGA